The window GTCCAATCTCACCAAGGCACTGTCGGAGGAGTTCGGACCCCAGGGGATTCGGGTCAACACGGTTTCCCCGGGTGCGGTGCGGACCGCGTGGTGGACCGAGAAGGGGGGAGCTGCGGACGTCATCGCCGCAATGGCCGGCGCCGACCGTGACACCGTCATGGAAACCATGGCCCCGCAGATGATGGGGCAGGTGACAGGCCGTCTGATCGATCCGCAGGAGGTAGCTGACGTCATCCTGCTCCTGGCTTCACCGCGGTCGGCGAGCACGATCGGTGCCGACTTCGCCGTCGACGCCGGGTTCCACAAGAGCTTCTGACGTACGCGGTCGATCGGCTGCCCGCTGCCGCGAAAGGCTTACGACCTTGGGATGGCGATCGGTGGGGTGCGCTCGGCCCATGACGTGAGATGGGCGGCACGGGTTGGGTGAGTTGTGGAGAGTGCATCGCCGAGCAGTTCCGCCACTGCACGGCACCGCGCGCAGATACCGGTACTTCCTACCGAAGCGGGCCGAGCAGCCCATCAGGAAACGGACCTTTCCGCCGGCCCGTCACGGTCCCCGCCATGTTCTGGGCCACCACAGCCACCGTTTGCCGTCGCAGCCCCGGGTGCCGGCACAACGCCCGCCGTCCCCCGGGCCGTTGCGCGCTCGGAAGACGGCGGGGGCCGCTGACGTCACGGAGTGGCATCAAGGTCGCGGGCGAGGAGTATGGCCAGCTCCTCGACCGCGGCTTCCGCGCCGTCGCCCTCCGCGGCCAGGACCACTGAGTCGCCGTATTGGGCCGCGAGGGCGAGCACGGAGAGCAGACTCCGGGCGTCGACCCCGCTCTGACCGTCCCGGCCGATAGTCACCTTGACCGGCTGCCGAGTCGCTGCCCGGACGAACAACGAGGCCGGGCGGGCGTGCAGACCGCTGCGGGAACCCACGACGACAGTGCGCTGATGCATGGTGAACTCTCCTGTTTGGTGATGGGGGAACGGAGTTACGGGGCAGACCGTCAGGCGGCGAAGGAGATCTTGGACTCTTCGATCGCCGGGGCCGGAACCGGCGCCTCAGCGGTCCTGCGCATCCCCTTGAGGAGCACAACCAGTGCTGTCGCGACGGCCGTGCCGGCAGCGATGGCCAGCAGATAGAGGAACGGATCGCCGATGAGGGGTACGACGAAGATGCCACCGTGCGGGGCTCGTAGAGTGCAGCCGAAGGCCATCGACAGCGCACCGGTCACCGCGCCGCCGGCCATGACCGACGGGATCACACGGAGAGGGTCGGCCGCCGCGAACGGAATCGCGCCCTCGCTGATGAAGGATGCGCCCAGGACCCAGGCCGCCCTGCCGTTCTCCCGCTCGGTCTTGGTGAACAGCCTGCCGCGCACGGTGGTAGCCAGTGCCATGGCCAGCGGCGGCACCATGCCCGCTGCCATCACTGCGGCCATCACCTTGAGGCTGCCCGGCGTCGGGTCGGCCAGGCCTCCGACCGCGAAGGCGTAAGCCACCTTGTTGAGCGGCCCGCCCATGTCGAAGCACATCATCAGGCCGAGGACGACTCCGAGAATGATCGCGTTCGAGCCGGAGAGCCCGTTGAGGCCGTCGGTCAGGGCCCGTTGGAGCGAGGCGATCGGCTTGCCGACAACGATGAACATCAGGAAACCGACGACCACCGAGGCGATCAGGGGAATCACCAGCACCGGCATGATGCCGCGCAGCGTGGGATGGACTTTCACCCGTTGGATCGCCATCACCACCGCGCCGGCCAGCAGACCCGCCGCGAGGCCGCCGAGGAAGCCCGCGTTGATGGTGAGGGCGATGGCACCGCCGACGAACCCGGGGACGAGCGCGGGCCGGTCCGCCATGCCGTACGCGATGTACCCGGCCAGTACCGGCACCAGGAAGGCGAATGCGGCGGTGCCGATCTGGTTGAGCAGAGCGGCCCAGCTGTCGGCCTCTCCCCAGACGAAGTGGTCCGCGACGGATTTGGCACTGGCGATCTCGTAGCCGCCGATGGCGAACGACAGCGCGATGAGGAGGCCGCCTGCGGCGACGAACGGCACCATGTAACCGACGCCGGACATCAGGTAGGTCCGCAACCGGATCCCGAAGTGTGCGTGGTCACCGCCGGTCGTGACTCCGTCGTCCGGCTGAGCGGAGCCACCCGTGACCGTGCTGGTCGCGCCGCGCTCCGCCTGCCGCTTGGCTTCGGCGATCAGAGCGGCGGGTCGGTTGATACCGGCCTTGACCCCGGTGTCGACGATGGGCTTGCCGTCGAACCGTGCCTTCTCGCGCACCTCGACGTCATGCGCCCAGATGACCGCGTCGGCAGCGGCGATGAGCCCTGGATCGAGCCTTTCGAACCCGGCTGAGCCCTGCGTCTCGACATCGAGCACCACGCCTTCGGCGCGGGCCGCGGCTGCCAGCGACTCGGCGGCCATGTAGGTGTGCGCGATGCCGGTCGGACATGACGTGACGGCGACGATACGGAAGGGTTCGTCGGCCGGCGCGGCACTGTCCCCGGCAGGACCGTCCGCTGCTGCACCCTCCGAAGGCGAGGCGTCCGAAGTCGAGTCGGCCGACGTGGCCTCCTCGCCTCGGATCAAGGCCGCGGCCGCGGCCGGGGCACGCTCCGCGCGCAGTGCGCTCGTGAAGTCGGGGTCCATCAGCCGCCGTGCCAGGGCAGAAAGGATGGTGAGGTGGTCGTCGTCGGCCCCGGCCGGCGCCGCTATCAGGAAGATCAGATCCGCTGGACCGTCCGCCGCACCGAAGTCGATGCCCCGGTCGCTGCGGCCGAAGGCGAGCGTGGGCGCGGTGACATGCTCGCTGCGGCAGTGCGGGATGCCGATGCCGCCGTCCAGACCGGTCGGCATCTGTGCCTCACGGGCGGCGACGTCGGCGAGGAAGCCGTCGAGGTCGCTGACGCGGCCCTCGGTGACCATCCGCTCGGCGAGCGACCGGGCGGCGTCGTCCTTCGTCTCGGCAGACAGATCGAGATCGACCAGTGCCGCGGTGATCAGTTCACTCATCGCGGGGCTCCTTGCTCGTGGACCGTCCTGCGGGCGGCTCGGGGGACTCGGGGCGGTGTGGGCTGGGTAGCGGATGCACGGCAGTCATGAAGCCGGCTCCGTCAGGGGTCGGTCCAGGGCTATGTCGGTGGTCGTGGTGACCGCCGACAGGTCGAGTTCCGCGGGGGTCGGCATGACGCTGCCCGGCAGCTGCACGGCCGCCGCGCCGTGGGCGACCGCCGCGGCGAGCGCGGCCGGGCCTCGTCCACCCGCGGTGAGGAAGCCCGCGAGGGAGGCGTCGCCGGCTCCGACATTGCTGCGGACTGCGTCCACCCGGGCGCTGCCGAAGTACGTACCCGTACCGTCGACCAGCAGCTGCCCGTCGGCCCCGAGGCTGGCCAGAACCGACCGGGCACCGCGCTCGCGGAGCTCCTCCGCCGCCTTCACGGCGTCGCCCACCGTCTCCAGTGGGCGGCCCACGGCCTCGGCGAGCTCCTCCGCGTTCGGCTTGATCACATCGGGGCGCTCCCGCAGCGCCTCGATCAGCGCCGCGCCGGAGGTGTCAAGGGCGATCCGGGCCCCGGCACGGTGGCTCCGCGCCACCAACTCGGCGTACCACTGCGGGGACAGCCCGCGCGGCAGACTGCCACAGCAGACGATCCAGTCCGTGGTCGCCGACCGGGCTCGTACGGCATCCAGCAAAGCCTCTGCCTCGGCCGCAGTGATCTCCGGGCCCACCGCGTTGACCTTGGTCAGCGTTCCATCGGGTTCGACGAGCGTGATGTTGATACGCGTGCTGCCGACGATCGGCACTCCGGCCGCCTCGATGCCGTGCTCACCGAGCAGCCGGGCGAGCAGTGCGCCCTCAGGCCCGCCGAGCGGTGCGACAGCGACCGTACGGTGGCCGGCTGCCGCAACCGCGCGCGAGACGTTGATGCCTTTGCCGCCGGGGTCGACTCGGTCGTAGGTGGCCCGGAGCACGGCGCCGCGGGTCAGCCCGGGCAGCTCGTACGTACGGTCCAGGCTGGGATTGGGGGTGACGGTGAGGATCATGCGCGTACTACTTCCGTGCCCTGGCCCTCGACGGCGAGGGCGTCGTCCGAACCGAGTCCGGTGTCGGTGATGA is drawn from Streptomyces sp. NBC_01717 and contains these coding sequences:
- a CDS encoding PTS fructose transporter subunit IIABC — protein: MSELITAALVDLDLSAETKDDAARSLAERMVTEGRVSDLDGFLADVAAREAQMPTGLDGGIGIPHCRSEHVTAPTLAFGRSDRGIDFGAADGPADLIFLIAAPAGADDDHLTILSALARRLMDPDFTSALRAERAPAAAAALIRGEEATSADSTSDASPSEGAAADGPAGDSAAPADEPFRIVAVTSCPTGIAHTYMAAESLAAAARAEGVVLDVETQGSAGFERLDPGLIAAADAVIWAHDVEVREKARFDGKPIVDTGVKAGINRPAALIAEAKRQAERGATSTVTGGSAQPDDGVTTGGDHAHFGIRLRTYLMSGVGYMVPFVAAGGLLIALSFAIGGYEIASAKSVADHFVWGEADSWAALLNQIGTAAFAFLVPVLAGYIAYGMADRPALVPGFVGGAIALTINAGFLGGLAAGLLAGAVVMAIQRVKVHPTLRGIMPVLVIPLIASVVVGFLMFIVVGKPIASLQRALTDGLNGLSGSNAIILGVVLGLMMCFDMGGPLNKVAYAFAVGGLADPTPGSLKVMAAVMAAGMVPPLAMALATTVRGRLFTKTERENGRAAWVLGASFISEGAIPFAAADPLRVIPSVMAGGAVTGALSMAFGCTLRAPHGGIFVVPLIGDPFLYLLAIAAGTAVATALVVLLKGMRRTAEAPVPAPAIEESKISFAA
- a CDS encoding HPr family phosphocarrier protein, with the protein product MHQRTVVVGSRSGLHARPASLFVRAATRQPVKVTIGRDGQSGVDARSLLSVLALAAQYGDSVVLAAEGDGAEAAVEELAILLARDLDATP
- the pfkB gene encoding 1-phosphofructokinase, producing the protein MILTVTPNPSLDRTYELPGLTRGAVLRATYDRVDPGGKGINVSRAVAAAGHRTVAVAPLGGPEGALLARLLGEHGIEAAGVPIVGSTRINITLVEPDGTLTKVNAVGPEITAAEAEALLDAVRARSATTDWIVCCGSLPRGLSPQWYAELVARSHRAGARIALDTSGAALIEALRERPDVIKPNAEELAEAVGRPLETVGDAVKAAEELRERGARSVLASLGADGQLLVDGTGTYFGSARVDAVRSNVGAGDASLAGFLTAGGRGPAALAAAVAHGAAAVQLPGSVMPTPAELDLSAVTTTTDIALDRPLTEPAS